A single genomic interval of Mycosarcoma maydis chromosome 8, whole genome shotgun sequence harbors:
- a CDS encoding uncharacterized protein (related to DRS1 - RNA helicase of the DEAD box family), producing MRVQQSKPSAAAKRKAAATSLTTSPQKKRANTTPKRAKDDDFIMTLDSDDDVEDLDAAHVDADHVASDNSEREPEPEAELEPEHSSTPPDGKLTKNQRKRKEKAHLVGKEKIIESLASRSKTNSAAAVKDAMALDKDFEFDIFGDGSAVDYTGAEANGWDMSVTGTRMHKKLNVDDIIEKRRKVLPTLPAPVEEEEENSDEDDQDDDLDDDIKYAEYQDSDDDEDRFGGGNGNIVGQNKDEDQQDAAELDSQEDPLSSDAESASDDDDDNDNDDDDDELQVAEQDEESNSSEDDSDLETEQEKARKAAFFAEDPIATSADSSSKSKSTNDAESSFGAFDLSRPVLRALSSLSFHKPTPIQSRTIPIALAGKDIVAGAVTGSGKTAAFMIPTIERLTWRAKTRTPHEAKSRVLILAPTRELAIQCYSVGKSIAKFTDIRFCLCVGGLSVKSQEAELKLRPEVVIATPGRLIDHVRNSASFTLDDIEILVMDEADRMLEDGFADELNEIVKSCPKGARQTMLFSATMTDDVEQLVRLSLKRPVRLFVDPKRTTAKKLIQEFVRVRGTGTGGVAGADGLSGIQDQPATWISGGRKSEDAQRPALLLSLCTRTFTSQTMIFVRSKKLAHQLKIVFGLLGLSAGELHGDLSQEQRIDALTDFRDGKTDFLLATDLASRGLDIKGVQTVINYDMPGQFEAYLHRVGRTARAGRNGRAVTLVGEADRRMLKLAIKKSSAEQIKHRIIPSAVAAHMCETLERLKPEVDAVLREEKEEKALRIAEMELKKGENMANHADEIFSRPKRTWFQSGSEKTQASALSKAGYQATMDARSSSKQKDKYAGLSRKKRRSKMMRQEIERERKDASGSAGAKTASGGGMDAGIRAAKKAQRPTKLGVAPLKLANKSKGKQSGRNARPSATGGSKTKSSFNRDFSGNKRR from the coding sequence ATGCGCGTTCAGCAATCCAAGCCGAGCGCAGCggccaagcgcaaagctgccGCGACCTCCCTCACCACATCACCGCAAAAGAAAAGAGCCAACACCACTCCGAAGCGTGCCAAAGATGATGATTTCATCATGACGCTCGATTCCGATGACGATGTCGAAGACCTCGATGCTGCccatgtcgatgcagacCATGTTGCCTCGGACAATTCCGAGCGCGAGCCTGAACCAGAAGCAGAACTAGAACCAGAACACTCGTCCACACCACCAGACGGCAAACTCACCAAAAACCAGCGCAAACGCAAGGAGAAGGCACATCTCGTCGGTAAAGAAAAAATCATCGAGTCTCTTGCGTCCCGCTCCAAGACCAATTCCGCAGCGGCGGTCAAGGACGCTATGGCACTCGACAAGGATTTTGAGTTTGACATCTTCGGAGACGGATCTGCTGTCGACTACACCGGTGCTGAAGCGAATGGTTGGGACATGAGCGTTACCGGCACAAGAATGCACAAGAAGTTGAACGTGGATGATATCATTGAAAAGAGGAGAAAGGTTCTTCCCACGTTGCCAGCGCCGgttgaggaggaggaggaaaacagtgacgaggacgatcAGGACGATGATCTGGACGACGACATCAAGTATGCCGAATACCAagacagcgacgatgacgaggaccGATTCGGCGGTGGCAATGGCAACATTGTCGGTCAAAACAAGGATGAGGATCAACAAGATGCAGCAGAGTTGGACAGTCAAGAGGATCCGCTCAGCAGTGATGCAGAAAGCGCCtccgacgatgacgatgacaatgacaatgacgatgacgatgacgagcttcAAGTagcagagcaagacgaagaaTCAAACTCGAGCGAAGACGATTCCGACCTGGAAACTGAACAGGAGAAAGCCAGGAAAGCCGCCTTCTTTGCCGAAGACCCCATCGCCACCTCTGCCGATTCCTCTTCGAAAAGCAAGTCAACCAACGATGCCGAATCTTCATTTGGTGCGTTCGACCTCTCCCGACCCGTCCTCCGCGCGCTCTCTTCGCTCTCCTTCCACAAGCCCACCCCAATCCAATCTCGCACCATCCCCATCGCGCTCGCCGGCAAAGACATTGTTGCCGGCGCCGTCACCGGTTCCGGTAAGACGGCCGCCTTCATGATCCCCACCATCGAGCGTCTCACCTGGCGAGCCAAAACACGTACACCTCACGAAGCCAAGTCGCGCGTCCTGATCCTTGCCCCGACGCGTGAGCTCGCCATCCAATGTTATTCGGTGGGAAAATCTATCGCCAAGTTCACCGACATTCGCTTCTGCCTCTGCGTCGGTGGTCTGTCGGTAAAGTCACAGGAAGCCGAACTGAAACTTCGGCCTGAAGTCGTCATCGCTACACCAGGTCGTCTCATCGATCACGTTCGCAACTCGGCCAGTTTTACCCTGGACGACATTGAGATCCTCGTCATGGACGAAGCGGATCGAATGCTGGAAGACGGGTTTGCGGACGAGTTGAATGAGATTGTCAAATCATGTCCCAAGGGAGCGAGACAGACCATGCTGTTTTCGGCGACCATGACGGAcgatgttgagcagctggtcAGGTTGTCGCTTAAACGGCCGGTCCGATTGTTTGTTGATCCCAAGCGTAcgacggccaagaagctcatcCAGGAATTCGTACGAGTTCGaggcacaggcacaggtggcgttgctggtgcCGACGGCCTCTCGGGTATCCAAGACCAACCGGCGACTTGGATCTCTGGAGGCAGGAAATCCGAAGACGCCCAACGACcagcgttgctgctctctcTGTGCACTCGAACTTTCACCAGCCAGACCATGATCTTTGTGCGCTCGAAAAAGCTCGCGCATCAGCTCAAGATTGTGTTTGGCCTGCTCGGCCTTTCGGCTGGCGAGTTGCACGGCGACCTGTCGCAAGAGCAACGTATCGACGCACTCACCGATTTCCGCGATGGCAAGACGGACTTTCTGCTCGCCACAGATCTCGCCTCGCGCGGTCTCGACATCAAGGGTGTACAGACGGTGATCAACTACGACATGCCGGGACAGTTCGAAGCGTACCTTCACCGAGTAGGACGTACGGCGCGTGCAGGTCGAAACGGTCGTGCGGTCACGCTTGTTGGCGAAGCGGATCGACGgatgctcaagctcgccatTAAAAAGTCGTCGgccgagcagatcaagcaCCGTATCATCCCCTCGGCTGTCGCTGCGCACATGTGCGAGACACTGGAGCGACTCAAGCCCGAAGTCGACGCGGTTCTGCGCGAGGAAAAGGAAGAAAAAGCGCTACGCATCGCAGAAATGGAACTCAAGAAGGGCGAGAACATGGCCAATCACGCCGACGAGATCTTCTCGCGACCCAAACGCACCTGGTTCCAATCCGGATCGGAAAAGACACAAGCGTCAGCGCTGAGCAAAGCTGGCTACCAAGCCACAATGGATGCGCgctccagcagcaagcagaaggACAAATATGCTGGATTGAGCAGGAAGAAGCGTCGAAGCAAGATGATGCGTCAAGAGATCGAAAGGGAGAGAAAAGACGCGAGCGGCTCGGCGGGTGCAAAGACCGCCAGCGGCGGTGGAATGGATGCTGGCATTCGCGCTGCCAAAAAGGCGCAGAGACCGACAAAGTTGGGCGTTGCAccgctcaagctcgctaACAAGAGCAAGGGTAAACAGTCCGGCCGAAACGCTAGACCCAGCGCAACCGGTGGTAGCAAGACCAAAAGCTCGTTCAACCGAGATTTCAGTGGCAACAAGCGTCGTTAG
- a CDS encoding translation initiation factor eIF2B subunit alpha (related to GCN3 - translation initiation factor eIF2B, 34 KD, alpha subunit), whose protein sequence is MTPSASGSACASTSTSTANTDEFDIISCYHSLLSSDSELPFPIAAIFALSELVSKSRAATTSELMENIRSASHRLKASLENPVPATAGLDLFTRFVVTKSWDSGDDFQAHKASLASLAHEFAVHTVPSCREKICELVLPFIKDDSVVLTHSYSRVVMQVLKYAALHQRKRISVYVTESRPHALGLKTYERLTQVGIPCTVILDSAVAYTMPKVDLVLTGAEGVVESGGFLNAVGTYGMAIIAKASNKPFFSLAESFKFLRMFPLDQYDLPVNGKRQLLGFPDLDGADPAHSAHEISDNVDDTPKLGCNETRKLMSRHQELINPEIDYTTPDLVTFLFSDVGVLTPSGVGDALLAVYGGAD, encoded by the exons ATGACGCCGAGTGCAAGCGGTTCCGCTTGTGCGAGCACCAGCACGAGCACCGCGAATACGGACGAATTCGACATCATCTCATGCTACCactcgctgctgtcgtcggACTCGGAACTTCCTTTTCCGATCGCAGCGATCTTTGCGCTGTCCGAACTGGTCTCCAAGTCTCGTGCAGCGACAACGTCGGAGCTAATGGAAAATATtcgctcggcatcgcaCAGGCTAAAGGCATCGCTCGAAAACCCGGTGCCGGCAACGGCGGGCTTGGATCTGTTCACGCGATTTGTTGTGACCAAGAGCTGGGATTCGGGCGACGACTTTCAAGCACATAAAGCATCACTCGCGTCACTGGCGCACGAGTTCGCCGTACACACTGTACCGAGTTGTCGAGAAAAAATCTGCGAGCTCGTGCTGCCGTTCATCAAGGACGACAGCGTAGTTTTGACACACAGCTATTCGCGTGTGGTCATGCAGGTTCTCAAGTACGCAGCGTTGCATCAGCGCAAGCGAATCTCGGTCTACGTGACCGAATCCCGACCTCACGCATTGGGCCTCAAGACGTACGAGAGGTTGACTCAAGTCGGAATCCCCTGCACCGTGATCTTGGACTCAGCGGTAGCGTACACCATGCCCAAAGTCGACCTTGTGCTTACAGGTGCTGAAGGCGTCGTCGAAAGCGGAGGCTTCTTGAACGCCGTTGGCACATACGGTAtggccatcatcgccaAGGCGAGTAACAAGCCGTTCTTCAGCTTGGCAGAGAGCTTCAAATTCTTGAGGATGTTCCCGTTGGATCAGTACGATCTGCCGGTGAATGGCAAGAGGCAGCTGCTGGGATTTCCGGATCTGGACGGTGCCGATCCAGCACATTCTGCGCACGAGATCAGCGACAATGTGGACGATACACCGAAGCTCGGCTGCAACGAAACCAGAAAACTCATGTCGAGACATCAAGAGCTCATCAATCCCGAG ATCGATTACACCACTCCAGATCTGGTGACCTTCTTGTTTAGCGACGTAGGCGTTCTCACTCCCAGCGGTGTTGGTGACGCCTTGCTCGCCGTATATGGTGGTGCTGATTGA
- a CDS encoding zinc-finger transcription factor — MDILELVHEDQRRECRPFDCKHPGCPKAFSRRSDLARHARIHSQERPFACQFRDCGKTFIQRSALTVHIRVHTGERPHVCESCSKAFSDSSSLARHRRIHTGRRPYKCLVAGCGKSFCRKTTLTKHTRRNHADAEGTFTGIGGGPLTILSNSISMNRCALPPHSRSTFPQGLEHQYLSSLKLEQDSNSAAYGFEMQQSAGYASMAYSAPAMSSCPSSSTSYDGFELSRRPSSSQTFYSPVSHSSRMCPTPTPLTSTSELSSFPRTPDFRDTRAFNVPVSSRPHFDQLSVANMAYAACESQCPTAGFGTGMVAMLDNSCDMSNQDGSSIDPNLWNAAAAPPGTPMSSVGSQFYEQPTLHHFRPAFQQQQQQQQQLTGTPDLTQPATSHERLSSYLLRSSSQLQSA, encoded by the exons ATGGACATCTTGG AACTAGTGCACGAAGACCAGCGTAGGGAGTGTCGACCATTCGATTGTAAGCACCCGGGTTGTCCCAAAGCGTTTTCTAG ACGCTCTGACTTGGCACG ACACGCTCGTATCCACAGCCAAGAACGTCCCTTTGCTTGTCAATTTCGCGACTGCGGAAAGACGTTCATTCAGCGATCTGCTCTGACCGTGCACATCCGTGTCCACACTGGCGAGCGACCTCACGTCTGCGAGTCGTGCAGCAAAGCATT CTCTGACTCGAGCTCATTGGCACGCCACAGGAGGATCCACACGGGAAGACGTCCGTACAAGTGCCTTGTCGCAGGGTGTGGCAAATCGTTCTGTCGCAAGACGACACTCACTAAACACACGCGTCGAAACCATGCTGATGCCGAAGGTACGTTCACCGGCATTGGCGGGGGGCCGCTCACGATCTTGAgcaactcgatctcgatgaACCGATGCGCTCTGCCGCCTCACAGCCGCTCGACGTTTCCGCAGGGACTCGAACACCAGTATCTATCCAGCCTCAAACTCGAACAGGACAGCAACAGCGCTGCCTACGGCTTTGAGATGCAACAGTCGGCTGGATATGCCAGTATGGCGTACAGTGCACCTGCCATGTCGTCCTGTCCATCTTCTAGTACGAGCTACGACGGATTCGAACTCTCGCGCCGGCCAAGCTCTTCGCAGACGTTTTACAGCCCCGTCAGCCACAGTAGCCGAATGTGTCCAACACCTACCCCGCTCACCTCGACTTCGGAGCTGTCCAGCTTCCCGCGCACGCCCGACTTTCGCGACACTCGCGCTTTCAACGTGCCTGTCTCGAGCCGTCCTCATTTTGACCAGCTCTCGGTCGCCAACATGGCTTACGCAGCATGCGAATCGCAGTGTCCAACAGCTGGATTTGGTACAGGCATGGTAGCGATGCTTGACAACAGCTGTGATATGAGCAACCAGGATGGCAGCAGTATCGATCCGAATCTCTGgaacgctgctgccgctccGCCTGGTACACCCATGTCGAGCGTCGGCTCTCAGTTCTACGAACAGCCCACCTTGCACCATTTCAGACCCGCAttccaacagcaacaacagcagcagcagcagctaACAGGTACACCCGACCTCACTCAGCCTGCTACTAGCCACGAACGCTTGAGCTCGTACCTTCTCAGATCGTCCTCTCAACTGCAGAGCGCCTAG
- a CDS encoding uncharacterized protein (related to SKT5 - protoplast regeneration and killer toxin resistance protein), whose protein sequence is MSGQPPFLPSLPSGFGTDSSYPPIPGSTRITASQPRPSPPVTATASLPKSHRSSAPPLPPLPPGALEKEQQRLRQQSASYSSSSATFSSGLKPGQLVHAPTPPPPPPPSQQSFSHHAFVGGFASLHHQRVPPPSAAPHPPPPPPPSHPPAMPKPYHGISSNTQALALHSAPQTQAISTRSASAHNLPVDHSRRSSQVHNPQPATSSSSSSTSSKPPSLSAPLPDMASLAAQRDRAQDDKQRVAWARQMLKYVERNFSDGTKISEPNLVKWTDEAISIIIANASSARPLPEALFLRGDLQASGAFPTYLAKNLKEAFNDFELSARMGCAPSWFRIGRDYEVLGDLARARDAYERGVHAADVGCIYRMGMANLLGQLEIPINHARAIAMLRDAADKADLDTPQPAYIYGMLLAREFSHVDIPAHLLRPANTSAAILEDEARQRIQRAAYLNFAPAQYKCGWLFEYAQLGCAFDPLLSVQYYSLASQGGEIEADMALSKWFLCGAESYFDKNEQLAYTFADKAARKGLASAEFALGYYHEVGVGTERNVELARKWYSKAAAKDNTDAQERLRALQAPQALGISRQQHEAVMDDKLVRKRTQAKMLSDREGRSPLFEHDHNVAGGAPGQPRPSGGAATASGKPPNGRVAADAGVISSKTNNNNLELSRRKTMKMVQETAAGRKRPDYGYEGKLRSEPSVAPPMPSASIAATQQARAGASAGALASSGAPHRTWTSGRHGAGHAPNDNSRPTHASTPSSSLPSKPASAVASSSASACTKTSGGSDDVSKKPYNTFAEMGFAPQKQSKRDECVVC, encoded by the coding sequence ATGTCCGGACAGCCACCTTTCCTCCCAAGCTTGCCTTCAGGCTTCGGAACCGACTCTTCCTATCCGCCCATCCCAGGCAGCACGCGCATCACCGCCTCGCAGCCAAGGCCATCACCACCAGTCACAGCGACAGCGTCGCTCCCAAAATCACATCGATCGTCAGCGCCACCTCTACCTCCGCTACCGCCTGGAGCCCTCGAGAAggaacagcagcgtctcaGACAACAATCAGCTTCCTATTCCTCTTCGTCTGCTACCTTCTCCTCCGGCCTGAAACCAGGCCAACTTGTACATGCCCCCACtccaccgccgcctccacctCCCTCGCAGCAATCTTTTTCCCACCACGCCTTTGTCGGTGGCTTTGCATCCCTTCACCACCAGCGTGTGCCACCTCCCAGCGCTGCACcgcatcctcctcctcctcctcctccttcgCATCCTCCTGCCATGCCTAAGCCGTATCACGgtatcagcagcaacacgcaagCCTTGGCACTACATTCCGCCCCGCAAACGCAGGCCATATCCACACGAAGTGCAAGCGCCCACAATTTGCCCGTCGATCActcaagacgctcatcCCAGGTGCACAACCCTCAACCCgcaacgtcgtcgtcgtcctcctcgacctcgtccaaACCTCCCAGTCTATCCGCTCCTCTGCCGGACATGGCTTCGTTGGCGGcgcagcgagatcgagctcaagatgaCAAACAGCGCGTCGCTTGGGCCAGACAAATGCTCAAGTATGTTGAACGCAACTTTTCCGACGGCACAAAGATCAGCGAGCCCAATCTGGTCAAGTGGACCGACGAAgccatctcgatcatcaTTGCAAATGCCTCGTCCGCACGTCCCCTGCCCGAGGCGCTCTTCCTGCGCGGCGATCTGCAAGCATCGGGCGCTTTCCCTACCTACCTCGCCAAAAACCTCAAAGAAGCCTTCAACGACTTTGAACTCTCTGCTCGCATGGGCTGCGCACCCAGCTGGTTTCGCATCGGTCGCGATTATGAAGTACTCGGCGATCTGGCTCGCGCAAGGGATGCCTACGAGCGAGGTGTGCACGCAGCAGACGTCGGCTGCATCTACCGAATGGGGATGGCCAACCTGCTCGGTCAGCTCGAGATACCCATCAACCACGCTCGAGCCATCGCCATGCTgcgcgatgctgccgacaaGGCCGATCTCGACACACCACAACCGGCCTACATCTACGGcatgctgcttgctcgcgAATTTTCGCACGTCGACATCCCCGCTCATCTGCTGAGACCTGCCAATACATCAGCAGCCATTTTGGAAGACGAAGCGCGGCAACGCATCCAGCGAGCAGCCTACCTCAACTTTGCTCCAGCACAGTACAAGTGCGGTTGGTTGTTCGAGTATGCGCAGCTCGGTTGTGCTTTCGACCCTCTGCTCAGCGTGCAGTACTACAGCTTGGCATCGCAAggcggcgagatcgaggcggacATGGCTCTGTCCAAATGGTTCCTCTGTGGTGCCGAGTCGTATTTTGACAAgaacgagcagctcgcctaCACGTTTGCCGACAAAGCAGCGCGCAAGGGACTTGCTTCAGCCGAATTCGCGCTCGGTTACTACCACGAGGTTGGCGTCGGAACGGAAAGAAACGTGGAGCTTGCTAGAAAGTGGTACAGCAAGGCAGCGGCCAAGGACAATACTGACGCGCAGGAGAGGCTGCGCGCGCTGCAGGCACCACAAGCTCTCGGCATTTCGCGTCAGCAACACGAGGCAGTCATGGACGACAAGCTGGTGCGCAAGCGCACGCAGGCTAAGATGCTGTCGGATCGCGAGGGTCGCAGTCCGCTCTTTGAACACGATCACAACGTTGCAGGTGGTGCTCCCGGCCAACCAAGGCCGAGCGGCGGCGCGGCCACTGCATCTGGCAAACCTCCGAACGGTCGAGTCGCTGCGGACGCGGGTgtcatcagcagcaagaccaacaacaacaacctCGAGCTGTCGCGAAGAAagacgatgaagatggTCCAAGAGACCGCTGCGGGACGCAAGCGACCCGACTACGGCTACGAGGGCAAGCTGCGAAGTGAGCCAAGTGTGGCACCACCAATGCCGAGCGCGTCGATTGCTGCAacgcagcaagctcgagcggGTGCTTCGGCGGGTGCTTTGGCGTCTAGTGGTGCACCGCACCGCACTTGGACGTCTGGTCGTCACGGCGCTGGTCATGCGCCCAACGACAACAGCCGGCCCACGcacgcatcgacgccatcgtcgtcgttgccCTCGAAACCTGCTTCAGCGgtggcatcgtcgagcgcttcgGCCTGCACAAAGACATCTGGTGGCTCGGACGACGTGTCCAAGAAACCGTACAACACATTTGCAGAGATGGGGTTTGCGCCTCAGAAACAGTCAAAAAGGGACGAGTGTGTGGTTTGCTAG
- a CDS encoding uncharacterized protein (related to ATP10 - F1F0 ATPase complex assembly protein): MLRWLSRPVWRGFGGDYGVVRGMRVSAVVRGEANKEGTGLKSEVEGAGSEDRLGKALVRESSSSPEEMNTRPLPYLSFALGVATAPSSSSATWAETRDRLVSTEHRMATRKAIIQQATRGYFHDFHAIKSHGGKTWRAPNTLIKSSRSLYFPKFTGSRLSDKAKCNTVDILRNKISVIALLGSKISEEHTKSFYQPTLDTFATHPNFQLVQINLQQNPLKSYLVSLFISSLRNHIDARFHSTYLLSSDNIELIKDALGYHNKHVGYTYLVDESGRIRWAGGAFAEHAECTALKACTGVLLDRFRDHAKSTTKK; this comes from the coding sequence ATGTTGCGCTGGTTGTCGCGGCCGGTATGGAGGGGATTCGGGGGTGACTATGGGGTGGTGAGGGGGATGCGGGTTAGTGCGGTGGTGAGGGGGGAAGCGAACAAGGAGGGGACGGGGCTGAagagcgaggtggaaggCGCGGGTTCGGAGGATAGGTTGGGAAAGGCACTGGTTCGAgagtcgtcatcgtcgccggAGGAGATGAATACGCGGCCGTTGCCGTACCTTTCGTTTGCGCTCGGCGTGGCTACtgcgccatcatcgagctcggcgacgTGGGCAGAGACGCGCGATCGACTGGTGTCTACTGAACATCGCATGGCAACGCGCAAGGCGATCATACAGCAAGCTACGCGCGGCTACTTCCACGACTTCCACGCCATCAAATCACACGGCGGCAAAACATGGCGCGCACCAAACACGCTCATCAAATCCTCGCGTTCGCTCTACTTTCCCAAATTCACCGGCTCGCGTCTGAGCGACAAAGCAAAGTGCAACACTGTCGATATCCTGCGCAACAAAATCTCAGTGATCGCGCTCCTTGGAAGCAAGATCTCGGAAGAACACACGAAATCGTTTTACCAACCCACTCTAGATACTTTTGCCACGCATCCAAACTTCCAACTGGTCCAAATCAACCTCCAACAAAACCCGCTCAAGAGCTACCTAGTCAGCCTGTTCATCTCAAGCCTCAGAAACCACATCGACGCGCGCTTTCATTCAACCTACCTGCTCAGTAGCGACAACATCGAACTCATcaaagatgcgcttggCTACCACAACAAACACGTCGGCTACACCTATCTTGTCGACGAATCTGGTAGGATCAGGTGGGCCGGAGGCGCATTCGCCGAACACGCCGAGTGCACCGCTCTCAAGGCGTGCACCGGCGTCCTACTCGACCGCTTCCGAGACCACGCAAAATCCACCACGAAAAAGTAA